One genomic segment of Streptomyces sp. NBC_00239 includes these proteins:
- a CDS encoding DNA-methyltransferase: protein MSFSLHQGDALSVLATLPDGCADSVITDPPYNSGGRTAKERTSRSARQKYVSADAQHALPDFVGENMDQRSYTLWLTQIMTEAHRATKVGGTALLFTDWRQLPATTDALQAAGWLWLGVLTWHKPQARPQKGKFRQDCEFIVWGAKGKIDAAANPVYLPGLYSASQPSGKARRHITQKPVEVMRELVKIAPLGGTVLDFCAGSGSTGVAALLEGRDFIGIEKTKEYAAVASERLTDTAHQVHSQDDFALTS, encoded by the coding sequence TTGTCGTTTTCCCTTCACCAGGGCGACGCGCTCAGCGTGCTCGCGACTCTGCCCGACGGCTGCGCCGATTCCGTCATCACCGACCCGCCGTACAACAGTGGCGGCCGAACCGCCAAGGAGCGCACGAGCCGCTCTGCCCGCCAGAAGTACGTCTCCGCGGACGCCCAGCACGCGCTGCCGGACTTTGTCGGCGAGAACATGGACCAGCGCTCGTACACGCTCTGGCTGACCCAGATCATGACCGAGGCCCACCGGGCCACCAAGGTCGGGGGCACGGCGCTGCTGTTCACCGACTGGCGGCAGCTGCCGGCGACCACGGACGCGCTCCAGGCCGCCGGATGGCTGTGGCTGGGCGTCCTGACCTGGCACAAGCCGCAGGCCAGGCCGCAGAAGGGTAAGTTCCGGCAGGACTGCGAGTTCATCGTCTGGGGCGCGAAGGGCAAGATCGACGCCGCCGCGAACCCGGTCTACCTGCCCGGCTTGTACAGCGCCTCGCAGCCCTCGGGCAAGGCTCGTCGGCACATCACGCAGAAGCCGGTTGAGGTGATGCGGGAGCTGGTGAAGATCGCCCCTCTCGGCGGCACCGTGCTCGACTTCTGTGCCGGATCGGGCAGCACCGGGGTCGCCGCGCTGCTGGAGGGTCGCGACTTCATCGGCATCGAGAAGACGAAGGAGTACGCGGCTGTTGCCTCCGAGCGCCTCACCGATACGGCCCATCAGGTGCATTCCCAGGACGATTTCGCCCTGACCTCCTGA
- a CDS encoding C40 family peptidase, translating into MKGIAAAIGVLCLSPALLAGTAVLAAAASHSSSPGTSCVTDSVDTDAVRRQVAAVLGGSGAQNVHVEGLDLPAEQIPHARTIVATGITLEVPERGQIVALATAIQESRLRNLSYGDRDSLGLFQQRPSQGWGTPAQVRDPVYASTKFYQGLLKVPGWQQMTVTQAAQAVQLSGFPDAYAQWEPLARALQQAIVPTLKGSGPPTEGHTPGIPTTDPCAPGEDGSGSGPIPEGAVPKGYSIPVDADPRAKTAITWAMNQLGTLYQWGGSCLAPHGPDPMGRCDCSSLTQQAYKKAGITLTRTTYTQVKEGNAVPLNQLRPGDLVFSRGTPAVPEHVGIYAGHGYVIEAPRTTKPVRFSTLADYAAHSARRLP; encoded by the coding sequence GTGAAAGGCATCGCCGCCGCGATCGGCGTGCTCTGCCTCTCCCCCGCGCTGCTGGCTGGCACCGCCGTCCTCGCCGCAGCCGCGAGCCACTCCTCGAGCCCGGGCACCTCCTGCGTCACCGACTCGGTCGACACCGACGCCGTACGGCGCCAGGTCGCCGCCGTCCTCGGCGGGTCAGGTGCTCAGAACGTCCACGTCGAGGGCCTGGACCTGCCCGCCGAGCAGATTCCCCACGCCCGGACCATCGTCGCCACCGGCATCACGCTCGAAGTGCCCGAGCGCGGCCAGATCGTGGCCCTGGCCACCGCCATCCAGGAATCCCGGCTGCGCAACCTCAGCTACGGCGACCGCGACTCGCTGGGCCTTTTCCAGCAGCGGCCCAGCCAGGGATGGGGTACCCCCGCCCAGGTCCGCGACCCCGTCTACGCCAGCACGAAGTTCTACCAGGGCCTGCTGAAGGTTCCCGGCTGGCAGCAGATGACGGTCACCCAGGCCGCGCAGGCCGTCCAGCTGAGCGGATTCCCCGACGCCTACGCCCAGTGGGAGCCTCTCGCCCGCGCTCTGCAGCAGGCCATCGTCCCGACGCTGAAGGGCTCCGGGCCGCCCACCGAAGGCCACACCCCGGGCATCCCGACGACGGACCCATGCGCTCCGGGCGAAGACGGCAGCGGCTCCGGACCGATCCCCGAAGGGGCGGTCCCCAAGGGGTACTCGATCCCCGTCGACGCCGACCCCCGCGCCAAGACGGCCATCACCTGGGCCATGAACCAGCTCGGCACCCTCTACCAGTGGGGCGGCTCGTGCCTGGCTCCGCACGGTCCGGACCCGATGGGCCGTTGCGACTGCAGCTCGCTAACCCAACAGGCGTACAAGAAGGCCGGGATCACCCTGACCCGGACCACGTACACCCAGGTCAAGGAAGGCAACGCCGTCCCGCTGAACCAACTTCGCCCCGGCGACCTGGTGTTCAGCCGCGGCACCCCGGCGGTCCCAGAGCACGTCGGCATCTACGCCGGCCACGGCTACGTCATCGAGGCCCCGCGCACCACAAAGCCGGTCCGCTTCAGCACCCTCGCCGACTACGCCGCCCACAGCGCACGCCGTCTCCCGTGA
- a CDS encoding DUF6112 family protein — MSERLTLLAYDPGVSPKGGGLPGLDVLRTVVNSINLFGIVAVVGALAVSLGVWAWGHHSGGHQAEANGKKGAVVAAASALGLGAANGIVAFFSALGQQVR; from the coding sequence CTGTCCGAACGCCTCACCCTGCTTGCCTACGACCCGGGCGTCTCGCCCAAGGGCGGCGGCCTGCCCGGCCTCGACGTCCTGCGCACCGTCGTCAACAGCATCAACCTGTTCGGGATCGTGGCCGTGGTCGGCGCCCTGGCCGTCAGCCTCGGCGTCTGGGCCTGGGGCCACCACTCCGGCGGCCACCAGGCCGAAGCCAACGGCAAGAAGGGCGCGGTCGTAGCCGCGGCCTCGGCCCTCGGCCTGGGCGCGGCCAACGGCATCGTGGCGTTCTTCAGCGCGCTCGGCCAGCAGGTCCGATGA
- a CDS encoding SCO6881 family protein has product MGFCDLPVAGYLCKAGDVIDFASDPVGAIGKWMAESAGDVAAAGADLASKAIDRTTNIDLGAGWFRDNYETILPIGLLMLVATFCAQLVRAAIKRDGQALAQAVTGTASGVLFAFCAIAFTTVAIEVVDALSNGLFAASGTDIASAVRRIVKVQQISSIAGMGWLVAVVAALGSAIGAFLFWGVMMVRKVGILILVTLAIFAGAGGGWEVARRWRRGWIEATATLVVSKLLMTIIFVLGIAAMGKTEAKDGVAALADVAAGMVIMLMILLCPYMTFKFVHWAAEGTDGEALHRAGGAGATVARQHAENAARKAAAAATGGAAAGAGAAGGGAEAAGSGGGFPGDIASNPTGGMDMGKGDSGGSSGGGFHDLMEQSAPPQARTGGGQDTGQADGPPSWSGPGSQQSGWSTSAPADPMPPAHGAPATGDSASQSGSPTGL; this is encoded by the coding sequence GTGGGCTTTTGTGACCTGCCTGTCGCCGGCTACCTCTGCAAGGCCGGCGATGTGATCGACTTCGCCTCCGATCCCGTCGGCGCGATCGGGAAGTGGATGGCGGAAAGTGCCGGTGACGTCGCCGCCGCAGGAGCGGACCTCGCGTCCAAGGCCATCGACCGCACCACCAACATCGACCTCGGCGCGGGGTGGTTCCGCGACAACTACGAGACGATTCTGCCGATTGGCCTGCTGATGCTCGTCGCGACGTTCTGTGCGCAGTTGGTGAGAGCCGCGATCAAACGCGACGGCCAAGCCCTCGCCCAGGCGGTGACCGGAACGGCCTCCGGCGTCTTGTTCGCCTTCTGCGCCATCGCCTTCACCACGGTCGCCATCGAAGTCGTCGACGCCCTGTCCAACGGGCTGTTCGCGGCTTCCGGGACGGACATCGCCTCCGCCGTGCGCAGGATCGTCAAGGTCCAGCAGATCAGCTCCATCGCCGGAATGGGCTGGCTCGTCGCAGTCGTCGCGGCCCTCGGCAGCGCGATCGGAGCGTTCCTGTTCTGGGGCGTGATGATGGTCCGCAAGGTCGGCATCCTGATCCTCGTCACTTTGGCCATTTTCGCCGGAGCCGGCGGCGGGTGGGAAGTCGCCCGACGGTGGCGCCGCGGCTGGATCGAGGCCACCGCCACCCTCGTCGTCTCCAAGCTGCTGATGACGATCATCTTCGTGCTCGGCATCGCGGCCATGGGCAAGACCGAAGCCAAGGACGGCGTCGCCGCCCTCGCGGACGTCGCCGCAGGCATGGTGATCATGCTCATGATCCTTTTGTGCCCGTACATGACGTTCAAGTTCGTGCACTGGGCCGCTGAGGGAACTGACGGCGAAGCCCTCCACCGCGCCGGCGGCGCCGGCGCGACGGTTGCCCGTCAGCATGCCGAGAACGCGGCGCGCAAGGCTGCTGCGGCGGCCACCGGCGGTGCGGCGGCCGGAGCCGGTGCTGCCGGTGGTGGTGCCGAGGCTGCGGGCAGCGGCGGGGGCTTCCCCGGCGACATCGCGTCCAACCCGACCGGCGGCATGGACATGGGCAAGGGCGACTCCGGCGGCAGCTCCGGCGGGGGTTTCCACGACCTGATGGAGCAGTCCGCGCCCCCGCAGGCCAGGACCGGAGGCGGCCAGGACACCGGCCAGGCAGACGGTCCGCCGAGCTGGAGCGGCCCCGGGTCCCAGCAGAGCGGGTGGAGCACCAGTGCGCCCGCCGATCCGATGCCTCCGGCTCACGGCGCTCCGGCCACCGGTGACAGCGCCTCCCAGTCCGGCTCGCCGACCGGCCTGTAG
- a CDS encoding SCO6880 family protein — translation MSEVLPLTVKFPTRSRRGILLGLSLPQLVLVSSTLALLLVAVLTVGLMGAVALAPVWITTAVLVGVRREGRSLIDWAPLVARYAHRRRTGQTMWRARPVSRPQVEGLLHLPGTTASLRVATAASGASAIHDPHRQTLTAVARVSSRAFALLDPATQNANVSAWGRALAGIARTGHIATVQVLERTVPDSGDSLARHWTEHGNPQAPVAGHIYSALVDSAGPAAAPHEAYLAIALDLKAAKRLIGQAGGGLHGAFTVMAQTTASVAQAARGAGLTVTGWLGSREIAAVLRTAYDPAATARLQQWSSTGRAEADPAAAGPVAQVEENDRVITDSARHATYWIENWPRTETSSGFLHSIMFSTGVRRSFSLIYAPQGIESALRDVQRRKSAIISDASERRRRGQVESEADNVEYADVKTREKQLISGHADVALTGLLTVSADTDQALDAACAQLETAAASAQVDLRRLLFQQTDAFTACALPLARNTL, via the coding sequence TTGTCCGAAGTCCTCCCCCTCACCGTCAAATTCCCCACCCGGTCACGGCGCGGGATCCTGCTGGGCCTCTCCCTCCCGCAGCTCGTTCTCGTCTCCTCGACCCTGGCATTGCTGCTGGTCGCCGTGCTGACCGTCGGCCTGATGGGCGCCGTCGCACTGGCCCCCGTCTGGATCACCACCGCCGTCCTGGTCGGGGTGCGCCGGGAAGGGCGGTCCCTGATCGACTGGGCGCCGCTGGTGGCCCGCTACGCCCACCGCCGCCGTACTGGCCAGACCATGTGGCGGGCCCGGCCCGTCTCCCGCCCCCAGGTCGAGGGACTGCTGCACCTGCCCGGCACCACCGCCTCCCTGCGCGTGGCCACCGCCGCCTCCGGAGCCTCCGCGATCCACGACCCCCACCGCCAGACCCTGACGGCCGTCGCCCGGGTCAGCTCCCGCGCCTTCGCGCTTCTCGATCCGGCCACCCAGAACGCCAACGTGAGCGCCTGGGGCAGGGCGCTCGCCGGCATCGCCCGCACCGGGCACATCGCCACCGTCCAGGTCCTGGAACGCACCGTGCCCGACTCCGGCGACAGCCTGGCCCGGCACTGGACCGAGCACGGCAACCCTCAGGCCCCTGTGGCCGGACACATCTACTCCGCGCTCGTCGACTCCGCCGGCCCCGCCGCCGCACCCCACGAGGCATACCTGGCCATCGCCCTGGACCTCAAGGCCGCCAAGCGCCTGATCGGCCAGGCAGGCGGAGGACTCCACGGCGCGTTCACCGTCATGGCGCAGACCACCGCGTCCGTCGCCCAGGCCGCCCGCGGCGCCGGGCTCACCGTCACCGGCTGGCTCGGCTCCCGCGAGATCGCCGCCGTGCTGCGCACCGCGTACGACCCCGCCGCCACAGCCCGGCTGCAGCAGTGGTCCTCCACCGGCCGCGCCGAAGCCGACCCGGCCGCCGCCGGCCCTGTCGCCCAGGTCGAGGAGAACGACCGGGTCATCACCGACAGCGCCCGGCACGCGACGTACTGGATCGAGAACTGGCCGAGGACCGAGACGAGTTCAGGCTTCCTGCACAGCATCATGTTCAGCACCGGCGTCCGCCGCAGCTTCTCCCTTATATACGCGCCGCAGGGCATCGAGTCCGCCCTGCGGGACGTCCAGCGGCGCAAGTCCGCGATCATCTCGGACGCCTCCGAGCGCCGACGCCGCGGCCAGGTCGAATCCGAAGCCGACAACGTCGAGTACGCCGACGTCAAGACCCGCGAGAAGCAACTGATCTCCGGCCACGCCGACGTCGCCCTGACAGGACTGCTCACCGTCTCCGCGGACACCGACCAGGCCCTGGACGCCGCCTGCGCCCAGCTGGAGACCGCCGCTGCCAGTGCCCAGGTCGACCTGCGGCGCCTGCTCTTCCAGCAGACCGACGCCTTCACCGCCTGCGCCCTCCCCCTCGCCCGCAACACCCTCTAG
- a CDS encoding DUF6238 family protein: protein MSPDEHPVGDAHPYLRAATAGLRHHTRILATRAGQPTDRHHLDTLHAHLTDLHRLLDQLAERTRPERPASGRHLATAHTRLWQAADAVHAAFHLLPAASDGTGCHPERLPDGPPVLTICQRHLAASHVVRRKTTPADLAS, encoded by the coding sequence TTGTCCCCTGACGAACACCCCGTCGGCGACGCCCACCCGTACCTCCGGGCGGCCACCGCCGGCCTTCGCCACCACACCCGCATCCTCGCCACCCGTGCCGGTCAGCCAACCGACCGACACCACCTCGACACCCTCCACGCCCACCTCACCGACCTGCACCGCCTCCTGGACCAGCTCGCCGAGCGCACTCGGCCCGAACGACCCGCCTCGGGACGTCACCTGGCCACGGCCCACACCCGCCTATGGCAGGCAGCCGACGCCGTCCACGCCGCCTTCCACCTGCTCCCCGCCGCGTCTGACGGCACCGGCTGCCACCCAGAGCGGCTCCCGGACGGCCCGCCCGTGCTGACCATCTGCCAGCGGCACCTCGCCGCCTCCCACGTAGTGCGGCGCAAGACCACCCCCGCCGACCTCGCGTCCTGA
- a CDS encoding ATP-binding protein, protein MSHRREASATPLFTPQGIGRAQRRALRKQTARAEARARAAAGPSSEQQPAEAVYPEAAYPPAGRPGPSSARGSRLKLPAHRMTTAVASAAYPFLAEGGLGADGIYIGKDLHAEGSFTFDPFELYGKVEGFTNPNVLLAGVIGQGKSALAKSLALRSVAFGYRVYVPCDPKGEWTAVAHALGGASIALGPGLPGRLNPLDAPPRPPSVPEAEWEGEVRKRRLLLLGSLARTVLGRDLLPMEHTVLDVALGTAVARAAASGRPPLLGDVAHALADGPGLDLAGGMLAGRLGDAARDLAHAMRRLVFGDLAGMFDAPSTTAFDPYRPMLSIDLSRLGGTDDAALVLAMTCASAWMEAALTDPYGGRRWVVYDEAWRLMRHPALLMRMQAQWKLSRGLGIANLMVIHRLSDLLTAGDAGSQSRALAEGLLADCSTRVIYRQETDQLAAAAGLLGLTNVESGALSHLTRGRGLWKVAGRSFVVQHQLHPAELQLFDTDARMH, encoded by the coding sequence TTGTCCCACCGCCGCGAAGCCAGCGCGACCCCCCTGTTCACGCCACAAGGCATCGGCCGGGCCCAGCGCCGTGCCCTGCGCAAGCAGACCGCCCGCGCCGAAGCCCGCGCCCGGGCCGCCGCCGGCCCCAGCTCCGAGCAGCAGCCCGCCGAGGCCGTCTACCCCGAGGCGGCCTACCCACCCGCAGGGCGGCCGGGCCCCTCCTCCGCCCGCGGCAGCCGCCTCAAGCTCCCCGCCCACCGCATGACCACCGCCGTCGCGAGCGCCGCCTACCCCTTCCTCGCCGAAGGCGGACTCGGCGCCGACGGCATCTACATCGGCAAAGACCTCCACGCAGAGGGCAGTTTCACGTTCGATCCCTTCGAGCTGTACGGAAAGGTCGAGGGCTTCACCAATCCCAACGTGCTGCTGGCCGGTGTGATCGGGCAGGGGAAGTCCGCGCTCGCCAAGAGCCTGGCGCTGCGCAGCGTCGCCTTCGGGTACCGGGTGTACGTGCCGTGCGACCCGAAGGGGGAATGGACGGCCGTCGCCCACGCTTTGGGCGGTGCATCCATCGCCCTCGGACCCGGGCTCCCCGGCAGGCTGAACCCGCTGGACGCGCCTCCCCGGCCTCCCTCGGTACCGGAGGCGGAGTGGGAGGGGGAGGTGCGCAAGCGCCGCCTGCTGCTGCTCGGCTCCCTGGCGCGTACGGTCCTCGGCCGCGACCTGCTGCCGATGGAGCACACCGTCCTGGACGTCGCGCTCGGCACCGCCGTCGCCCGGGCTGCGGCGTCCGGCAGGCCCCCGCTGCTCGGCGACGTCGCCCACGCCCTCGCCGACGGGCCGGGTCTCGACCTGGCCGGCGGCATGCTCGCCGGGCGCCTCGGAGACGCAGCCCGCGACCTCGCCCACGCCATGCGCCGACTGGTCTTCGGTGACCTGGCCGGGATGTTCGACGCTCCCTCCACCACTGCCTTCGACCCGTACCGGCCCATGCTGTCCATCGACCTCTCACGCCTGGGCGGCACCGACGACGCCGCCCTCGTGCTCGCCATGACCTGCGCCTCCGCCTGGATGGAGGCGGCCCTCACCGACCCGTACGGCGGCCGGAGATGGGTGGTCTACGACGAGGCATGGAGATTGATGCGCCACCCGGCACTCCTGATGCGCATGCAGGCCCAGTGGAAGCTGAGCCGCGGCCTGGGCATCGCGAACCTGATGGTGATCCACCGGCTGTCCGACCTGCTCACCGCAGGCGACGCCGGCAGCCAGAGCCGGGCCCTGGCCGAGGGCCTGCTGGCCGACTGCTCCACCCGCGTGATCTACCGCCAAGAGACCGACCAGCTCGCAGCCGCCGCCGGACTCCTCGGTCTGACCAACGTCGAATCCGGAGCGCTCTCCCACCTCACCAGGGGCCGCGGCCTGTGGAAGGTCGCAGGCCGAAGCTTCGTGGTCCAGCACCAGCTACACCCCGCTGAACTGCAGCTTTTCGACACAGACGCACGCATGCATTGA
- a CDS encoding glycosyltransferase family 2 protein, producing MDRTPEMSLSAPQITVVIATQLRPERLPYLQEMHASLTRQTVPWEAVLVLDGADPALVPAPITADPRIRTLVLPRPVGAACARNLGLNEVRTEFVNWADDDDVFPDWSLGIRLETFTDKLGWVAGYSEDWLPDGSRRLWECPAPPGYHAAGDVVTYWPRPQDTIPVGPTTILARTRLVRAAGGMGGLVQGEDYMAAVGVTALAPGVLLPLPVYRYRKHGGQMTRGEQYEELELAARRHAHAFGHGLRNALASRA from the coding sequence ATGGACCGCACCCCGGAGATGTCCCTGTCCGCCCCGCAGATCACCGTCGTCATCGCCACCCAACTCCGCCCCGAACGCCTGCCCTACCTGCAGGAGATGCACGCCAGCCTCACCCGGCAGACCGTGCCCTGGGAGGCAGTCCTCGTCCTCGACGGCGCCGACCCCGCCCTCGTGCCTGCCCCGATCACCGCCGACCCCCGGATCCGGACCCTCGTCCTGCCCCGCCCGGTCGGTGCCGCCTGCGCCCGCAACCTCGGCCTGAACGAGGTGCGCACCGAGTTCGTGAACTGGGCCGACGACGATGACGTCTTCCCCGACTGGAGCCTGGGCATACGTCTGGAGACCTTCACCGACAAGCTCGGGTGGGTCGCCGGATACAGCGAGGACTGGCTGCCGGACGGCTCCCGGCGCCTGTGGGAATGCCCGGCCCCGCCCGGCTATCACGCCGCCGGCGACGTGGTGACGTACTGGCCCCGGCCGCAGGACACCATCCCCGTCGGGCCGACGACCATCCTGGCCCGCACCCGCCTGGTCCGCGCGGCGGGCGGCATGGGCGGCCTCGTCCAGGGCGAGGACTACATGGCGGCCGTCGGCGTCACCGCCCTGGCCCCCGGCGTGCTGCTGCCGCTGCCCGTCTACCGGTACCGCAAGCACGGCGGGCAGATGACCCGCGGCGAGCAGTACGAGGAGCTGGAGCTGGCCGCCCGCCGCCATGCCCACGCGTTCGGGCACGGCCTGCGCAACGCCCTCGCCAGCCGGGCGTGA